A stretch of Paludisphaera borealis DNA encodes these proteins:
- a CDS encoding M20 metallopeptidase family protein, with product MTDWRNAVDSWIDSHADELRSLRRHLHSHPEPSREEFQTIRFLASRLEAEGVPYELTPSRRGILAGALEADGRPLAAFRADVDALRITDAKDVEYRSRQDGVMHACGHDAHATMALGATLALWRCREILPSPLAWRALFQPAEEVGEGAFEMVAAGAMEGVGAILALHVDPERPTGRVGYRVGPLTAFCHELQVTIRGAGGHAARPHQACDPIIAASQFVSSVYQLVPRSVDARDPTVVTFGSIQGGTSGNVVPEEVVLRGTIRTLSRASSQRVAERIQQIAEGVATATETSFAVSLGNSTDGVVNDPGVTGTCLRAAGEVLGPANLEEIPLPSMGGEDFAGYLTQAPGCLLRLGVAEEGKTRHHLHSPHFDIDERALTLGAKILAHGAILTAEALADA from the coding sequence ATGACCGACTGGCGCAACGCCGTCGACTCCTGGATCGACTCGCACGCCGACGAACTGCGATCCCTTCGACGCCATCTCCATTCCCACCCCGAACCGAGTCGCGAAGAGTTCCAGACGATCCGGTTCCTCGCCTCCCGCCTCGAAGCCGAGGGAGTCCCCTACGAGTTGACCCCCTCGCGGCGCGGAATCCTCGCCGGCGCGCTGGAGGCCGACGGCCGCCCCCTGGCCGCCTTCCGGGCCGACGTCGACGCCCTCCGGATCACCGACGCCAAGGACGTCGAATATCGATCGCGTCAGGACGGCGTCATGCACGCCTGCGGCCACGACGCTCACGCCACGATGGCCCTCGGCGCGACGCTGGCGCTCTGGCGGTGCCGCGAAATCCTCCCGAGTCCGCTGGCGTGGCGCGCCCTGTTCCAGCCCGCCGAGGAGGTCGGCGAGGGCGCTTTCGAGATGGTCGCCGCCGGCGCGATGGAAGGCGTCGGGGCGATCCTGGCGCTGCACGTCGATCCGGAGCGGCCGACCGGCCGGGTCGGCTATCGGGTCGGGCCGCTGACCGCCTTCTGCCACGAGCTACAGGTCACGATCCGGGGCGCCGGCGGGCACGCGGCGCGGCCGCACCAGGCGTGCGATCCGATCATCGCGGCCTCGCAGTTCGTCTCGTCCGTCTACCAGCTCGTGCCAAGGTCGGTCGACGCGCGCGATCCGACCGTCGTGACGTTCGGCAGCATCCAGGGGGGGACGAGCGGCAACGTCGTCCCCGAGGAAGTCGTGCTCAGGGGAACGATCCGCACCCTCTCGCGCGCCTCGTCCCAGCGCGTCGCCGAGCGCATCCAGCAGATCGCCGAAGGGGTCGCGACCGCCACCGAGACGAGCTTCGCGGTGAGCCTCGGCAACAGCACCGACGGCGTCGTCAACGACCCCGGCGTGACCGGAACCTGCCTCCGCGCCGCCGGGGAGGTCCTCGGTCCGGCGAACCTGGAGGAGATCCCCCTGCCGAGCATGGGAGGCGAGGATTTCGCGGGATACCTGACGCAGGCCCCCGGCTGCCTCTTGAGACTGGGCGTCGCCGAAGAGGGGAAAACCCGGCATCACCTGCACTCGCCGCACTTCGACATTGACGAGCGGGCGCTGACGCTGGGGGCGAAGATCCTGGCTCACGGCGCGATCTTGACGGCCGAAGCGCTTGCCGACGCCTGA
- a CDS encoding carbon storage regulator — MLVLTRKLMEKLYIGDNICVTVVRLEGGQVRLGIEAPLDIAVVRAELVPERRLERPRPTARIAEEAGRSDVRLPPVAARETDIRRRERFR, encoded by the coding sequence ATGCTCGTGTTGACGCGAAAGCTTATGGAAAAGCTGTACATCGGAGACAACATCTGTGTAACGGTCGTCCGCCTCGAAGGAGGGCAGGTTCGGCTGGGGATCGAGGCGCCGCTCGATATCGCCGTCGTCCGCGCCGAGCTGGTGCCCGAGCGACGGCTGGAACGTCCGCGGCCGACGGCTCGGATCGCGGAGGAGGCGGGCCGATCCGACGTCAGGCTTCCACCAGTCGCGGCTCGTGAAACCGATATCCGACGCCGCGAACGGTTTCGATGA
- a CDS encoding ABC transporter permease, with translation MVAVVSKYVRMIGYLARYTLARELAFRGNFLVKVSVELLWLGILIAFYKTVFARTSHIADWSEPQYFFFVGCFFALNGLIETLFLENCNEFAELVRTGDLDFLLLKPIDEQFLVSCRRIDWGSAPNLLMGAILMATALVQAGWVFDPVRVGAFFLTFTCGVAIAYSFMLLLTSVSVWMVRNQSLMEMWWLFSSLARYPREIFSGRWAEPLGQFFTFFIPILLVSNVPANVMVRALEPAMVGLTVVAAVVLLWVSRRFFLVALRSYRSASS, from the coding sequence GTGGTCGCTGTGGTTTCCAAATACGTGCGCATGATCGGATATCTGGCGCGTTACACGCTCGCCCGCGAGCTGGCGTTTCGCGGCAACTTCCTGGTCAAGGTCTCGGTCGAGCTGCTCTGGCTGGGGATTCTCATCGCCTTCTATAAGACCGTGTTCGCCCGCACCAGTCACATCGCCGACTGGTCCGAGCCCCAGTACTTCTTCTTCGTCGGCTGCTTCTTCGCCCTCAACGGGCTGATCGAGACGCTGTTCCTCGAAAACTGCAACGAGTTCGCCGAGCTGGTTCGCACCGGCGACCTCGACTTCCTGCTCTTGAAGCCGATCGACGAGCAATTCCTGGTCTCGTGCCGACGGATCGACTGGGGCTCCGCGCCTAACCTGCTGATGGGGGCGATCCTCATGGCGACGGCCCTGGTCCAGGCGGGATGGGTGTTCGACCCCGTCCGGGTCGGCGCCTTCTTCCTGACGTTCACTTGCGGCGTGGCGATCGCCTACAGCTTCATGCTGCTGCTGACGTCGGTCTCGGTCTGGATGGTCCGCAACCAGAGCCTGATGGAGATGTGGTGGCTGTTCTCCAGCCTCGCCCGCTACCCCCGCGAGATCTTCTCCGGGCGCTGGGCCGAGCCCCTGGGGCAGTTCTTCACGTTCTTCATCCCGATCCTACTTGTCTCCAACGTGCCGGCCAACGTCATGGTCCGCGCCCTCGAACCCGCCATGGTCGGCCTGACCGTCGTCGCGGCGGTCGTCCTGCTCTGGGTCAGCCGCCGGTTCTTCCTCGTCGCCCTCCGCTCCTACCGCAGCGCCAGCAGTTGA
- the trxB gene encoding thioredoxin-disulfide reductase, whose amino-acid sequence MSEAHSAVIIIGSGSAGLTAALYASRANLAPLVFEGKEPGGQLTLTTSVDNFPGFPEGVEGPELMELMRKQAQRFGAVTKWETVFEVDLSKRPFQVRTTDDPSGDPTSGDVRTYTADSVIVATGASARWLGLEGPYKGNGVTTCATCDGALYKGKEIAVVGGGDSAVEEATFLTRFSPKVTLIHRREDLRASKIMQDRLEKNPKIEYALNSVVEEILGEKDGNLSVLKGVRLRSTKDNSKRDLPISGLFLAIGHVPNSAIFKNQLAMTPEGYLLTRSALAWKDVEAPAGLLDSLPNYGTATNIEGVFACGDVVDTHYRQAITAAGSGCAAAMDCEKWLETQGE is encoded by the coding sequence ATGTCTGAAGCTCATTCGGCCGTGATCATCATCGGATCGGGTTCCGCCGGACTGACCGCCGCGCTGTACGCGTCGCGCGCCAACCTGGCGCCCCTGGTCTTCGAGGGCAAGGAGCCGGGCGGACAGTTGACCCTGACGACCTCCGTCGACAATTTCCCGGGGTTCCCCGAGGGCGTCGAGGGTCCCGAGTTGATGGAGCTGATGCGGAAGCAGGCCCAGCGGTTCGGGGCCGTGACCAAGTGGGAGACCGTGTTCGAGGTCGACCTCTCGAAGCGGCCGTTCCAGGTCCGCACCACCGACGATCCCAGCGGCGACCCGACGAGCGGCGACGTCCGCACGTACACCGCCGACTCGGTCATCGTCGCCACCGGCGCCTCGGCCCGCTGGCTGGGCCTCGAAGGCCCCTACAAGGGCAACGGCGTCACCACCTGCGCGACCTGCGACGGGGCGCTCTACAAGGGCAAGGAGATCGCCGTGGTCGGCGGCGGCGACTCGGCCGTCGAGGAAGCCACGTTCCTGACCCGATTCTCACCCAAGGTCACGCTGATCCACCGCCGCGAAGACCTCCGCGCGTCCAAGATCATGCAGGATCGGCTCGAAAAGAACCCCAAGATCGAGTACGCGCTCAACTCGGTGGTCGAAGAGATCCTCGGCGAGAAGGACGGCAACCTGTCGGTCCTCAAAGGCGTGCGGCTCCGCTCGACCAAGGACAACTCGAAGCGCGACCTCCCGATCTCCGGCCTGTTCCTGGCCATCGGCCACGTCCCGAATTCGGCCATCTTCAAGAACCAGCTCGCCATGACGCCCGAGGGCTACCTGCTGACGCGCTCGGCGCTCGCCTGGAAGGACGTCGAGGCCCCCGCCGGCCTGCTCGACTCGCTGCCGAACTACGGGACGGCGACGAACATCGAAGGCGTATTCGCCTGCGGCGACGTCGTCGACACCCACTACCGCCAGGCCATCACCGCCGCCGGCTCCGGCTGCGCCGCCGCCATGGACTGCGAAAAGTGGCTGGAAACCCAGGGCGAGTGA
- a CDS encoding glycosyltransferase family 25 protein, whose translation MVISDYFAKTYIINLPARSDRRRETNAMLKRVGLATGSGGIEYFPATRPDSAGDFASIGTRGCFLSHLGALKKARDEGAANVLLMEDDLEIDPKFSNLTDAFVSTLRKEPWGFVYFGHRLTDVPPSPGGELLIPYRGPIVTAHFVGINGTVLPRLIDFLDTVLGRPGGHPDGGPMHVDGAYSTFRQQNPDVLTLVAQPSLGWQRSSKSDITTAWFDSVPGLNVLSGLARIMKGKGRKLDATK comes from the coding sequence ATGGTGATTTCCGACTATTTCGCAAAAACTTACATCATCAATCTTCCCGCGCGATCGGACCGCCGGCGCGAGACGAACGCCATGTTGAAGCGGGTCGGCCTGGCGACGGGAAGCGGGGGGATCGAGTACTTCCCCGCCACCCGGCCGGATTCGGCCGGCGATTTCGCGAGCATCGGCACGCGAGGCTGCTTCCTGAGCCATCTCGGAGCCCTTAAAAAGGCCCGCGACGAGGGGGCCGCCAACGTCTTGCTCATGGAAGACGATCTTGAGATCGATCCGAAGTTCTCCAACCTGACCGACGCGTTCGTCTCGACCCTGCGAAAGGAACCCTGGGGGTTCGTCTACTTCGGTCATCGGCTCACGGACGTGCCGCCGTCGCCCGGTGGCGAGCTTCTCATTCCCTATCGAGGACCGATCGTCACGGCCCATTTCGTGGGGATCAACGGAACGGTGCTGCCGCGCCTGATCGACTTCCTCGACACGGTGCTCGGGCGGCCCGGCGGGCACCCCGACGGCGGCCCCATGCACGTGGACGGCGCGTACAGCACCTTCCGCCAGCAGAATCCGGACGTCCTCACGTTGGTCGCGCAGCCCAGCCTGGGTTGGCAGCGCAGCTCCAAGAGCGACATCACCACGGCATGGTTCGACTCCGTCCCTGGGCTCAACGTCCTGTCGGGACTCGCGAGGATCATGAAAGGCAAGGGCCGCAAATTGGACGCAACGAAGTAA
- a CDS encoding sensor histidine kinase, with translation MFYVAGVLISAMAVAVVAIGWRRARTLGEIARGLEMLAEGRRSRQLLARPGGSLGKLVRVFNASSLEVHERLTRFEEDRQQLRVVLGAMAEAVVAVDARRRLLFANASADALFGLDATSVGRLAPELIRSPQVQNAVEATLRLAHPNAYQGELSLPGRDAPLRGPARVLAVRGTPLPGHPPSGAVLVFHDVTDLRRLERMRQDFVANASHELKTPLASIKAYAETLLDWALNDDAVNRRFLERIDEQVDRLNVLILDMLSLARLESSQAFFEHGPLSLIPVIERCVEAHRDRAAAGGLALVFDAGSLDGDVLILADEEAIRQIFDNLIDNAIKYTAEDGEVKLVCSLAPTAVVVEVSDTGIGIPRDDLPRIFERFYRVDKARSRELGGTGLGLAIVKHLVSSLRGQITVTSRPGVGTRFTVQLPRAFVPAPRALDA, from the coding sequence ATGTTCTACGTGGCGGGGGTCCTGATTTCGGCCATGGCGGTCGCGGTCGTCGCGATCGGCTGGCGGCGGGCGCGCACGCTCGGAGAGATCGCCCGGGGCCTTGAGATGCTGGCCGAGGGGCGGCGGAGCCGGCAGTTGCTCGCCCGCCCCGGGGGTTCGCTGGGGAAGCTGGTCCGGGTCTTCAACGCCTCGTCGCTGGAGGTTCACGAGCGGCTCACGCGGTTCGAGGAAGACCGCCAACAGCTTCGGGTCGTGCTGGGAGCGATGGCCGAGGCCGTCGTCGCCGTCGACGCCCGGCGTCGGCTGCTGTTCGCCAACGCCAGCGCCGACGCGCTGTTCGGCCTCGACGCGACGTCGGTGGGCCGCCTGGCGCCCGAGCTGATCCGCAGCCCCCAGGTGCAGAACGCCGTCGAGGCGACGCTCCGGCTGGCTCATCCCAACGCCTATCAAGGAGAACTGTCGCTGCCGGGGCGCGACGCCCCGTTGCGCGGGCCGGCGCGCGTGCTCGCCGTTCGCGGCACGCCGCTGCCGGGCCATCCCCCCTCGGGCGCGGTGCTTGTCTTCCACGACGTCACCGACCTCCGCCGGCTCGAACGGATGCGGCAAGACTTCGTCGCCAACGCCTCGCACGAACTGAAGACGCCGCTGGCGTCGATCAAGGCGTACGCCGAAACCCTGCTCGACTGGGCCCTCAACGACGACGCCGTCAACCGACGGTTCCTGGAGCGGATCGACGAGCAGGTCGACCGCCTCAACGTGCTGATCCTCGACATGCTCAGCCTCGCCCGCCTGGAATCGAGCCAGGCGTTCTTCGAGCACGGCCCGCTCAGCCTCATCCCGGTCATCGAGCGGTGCGTCGAGGCGCACCGCGATCGCGCCGCGGCCGGCGGCCTGGCGCTCGTGTTCGACGCCGGCTCGCTCGACGGCGACGTCCTGATCCTGGCCGACGAAGAGGCGATCCGGCAGATCTTCGACAACCTGATCGACAACGCGATCAAGTACACGGCCGAAGACGGTGAGGTGAAGCTCGTCTGCTCGCTGGCGCCCACGGCCGTCGTGGTGGAGGTGTCGGACACCGGCATCGGCATCCCGCGCGACGACCTGCCAAGGATCTTCGAGCGGTTCTACCGCGTCGACAAGGCGCGAAGTCGAGAGCTGGGGGGCACCGGCCTCGGCTTGGCGATCGTCAAGCACCTGGTCTCGTCGCTGCGCGGCCAGATCACCGTGACCAGCCGCCCCGGTGTGGGGACGCGGTTCACCGTGCAGCTCCCCCGGGCCTTCGTCCCGGCACCGCGGGCTCTGGACGCCTGA
- a CDS encoding winged helix-turn-helix domain-containing protein — MPKPKILIIEDERSLVEVLTYNLEREGYEVFVANDGQEGLRQAQLKLPDLIVLDLMLPLKPGLEVCRDLRGGARTKDIPIIMVTARAEESDELVGFATGADDYVAKPYSMKVLIQRIKKELRRSQSQDEAPTAAQIVSQGVVIDRHSHRALYRGQELPLTPTEFRLLEVLLRQTGRAFTRYELMDAAIGEDAIVLERTIDVHIKSLRKKLGEAGELIETVRGVGYRFHEPRLVEA; from the coding sequence ATGCCCAAGCCGAAGATTCTGATCATCGAGGATGAACGGTCTCTCGTCGAGGTTTTGACCTACAACCTGGAGCGCGAGGGCTACGAGGTTTTCGTGGCCAACGACGGCCAGGAAGGGCTGAGGCAGGCTCAGTTGAAGCTGCCCGACCTGATCGTCCTCGACCTGATGCTGCCGCTGAAGCCGGGCCTGGAGGTCTGCCGCGACCTTCGCGGGGGCGCCCGGACGAAGGACATCCCCATCATCATGGTCACGGCAAGAGCCGAGGAATCCGACGAGCTGGTCGGGTTCGCGACGGGCGCCGACGACTACGTCGCCAAGCCCTACAGCATGAAGGTCCTGATCCAGCGGATCAAGAAGGAGCTGCGACGGAGCCAGTCGCAGGACGAGGCCCCGACCGCCGCCCAGATCGTCAGCCAGGGAGTGGTCATCGACCGCCACAGCCACCGGGCCTTGTATCGCGGTCAGGAACTGCCGCTGACCCCCACCGAGTTCCGCCTGCTCGAAGTCTTGCTCCGCCAGACCGGCCGCGCCTTCACTCGGTACGAGCTGATGGACGCGGCCATCGGCGAGGACGCCATCGTTCTCGAACGGACGATCGACGTCCACATCAAGAGTCTCAGGAAGAAGCTCGGCGAGGCCGGCGAGCTCATCGAAACCGTTCGCGGCGTCGGATATCGGTTTCACGAGCCGCGACTGGTGGAAGCCTGA
- a CDS encoding ABC transporter permease, with amino-acid sequence MTPPEATTTTAPPLRNPADAELDAGPPRASGRRGVLGTIAKYAKIFRVSLIERMTYRGDFLFGTILRFLPIVTTILLWKAIYESSGQVELGGFHYREMIAYLLLTNISRMFSSMPGLAGGIAREVREGTLKRYLIQPLDLVGFLLSSRVAHKVAYITMSFLPYALLFYLCRGYFDAFPDALTLAAYAVSLVLSFMVGFFFEVSVGMVGFWFLEVTSLLYIVMTLNFFISGHMLPLDLLPEPWSTLLKILPFQYMAYFPAVVFLGKIRGWQLVLHLGLELLWAVGFMALARVLYRAGLKRYSAYGG; translated from the coding sequence ATGACGCCGCCTGAAGCGACCACGACCACCGCGCCGCCGTTGCGGAACCCCGCCGACGCCGAACTCGACGCCGGGCCTCCTCGCGCCTCCGGCCGTCGCGGTGTGCTGGGGACCATCGCCAAGTACGCCAAGATCTTCCGCGTCTCGCTGATCGAGCGGATGACCTACCGCGGCGACTTCCTGTTCGGGACCATCCTCCGGTTCCTGCCGATCGTCACGACGATCCTGCTCTGGAAGGCGATCTACGAGAGTTCGGGCCAGGTCGAGCTGGGGGGCTTCCACTACCGGGAGATGATCGCGTACCTGTTGCTCACCAACATCAGCCGGATGTTTTCGAGCATGCCCGGCCTGGCGGGGGGGATCGCCCGCGAGGTCCGCGAAGGGACGCTCAAGCGCTATTTGATCCAGCCGCTCGACCTCGTGGGGTTCCTGCTGTCCTCGCGGGTCGCGCACAAGGTCGCTTATATCACGATGTCCTTCTTGCCGTACGCGCTTTTGTTCTACCTCTGCCGGGGCTACTTCGACGCTTTCCCCGACGCCCTGACGCTCGCGGCCTACGCGGTGTCGCTGGTGCTCTCGTTCATGGTCGGGTTCTTCTTCGAGGTCAGCGTCGGCATGGTCGGCTTCTGGTTCCTGGAAGTGACGTCGCTGCTCTACATCGTGATGACGCTCAACTTCTTCATCTCCGGGCACATGCTGCCGCTCGACCTGCTCCCCGAGCCCTGGTCGACCCTGCTCAAGATCCTGCCGTTTCAGTATATGGCCTATTTTCCGGCCGTGGTGTTCCTCGGCAAGATCCGGGGCTGGCAATTGGTCCTTCATCTAGGGCTCGAACTGTTGTGGGCCGTCGGGTTCATGGCCCTGGCGCGGGTGCTCTACCGCGCGGGTTTGAAGCGCTACAGCGCGTACGGAGGCTGA
- the pstB gene encoding phosphate ABC transporter ATP-binding protein PstB produces the protein MSLSEPRLEQRPADLSKAAPASAPGLDPVVLSTRDLQVWYGSSLALKQISIDIPRNKITALIGPSGCGKSTLLRCFNRMNDLINGARMAGDIRFDGDLISGPGIDAVSLRRRIGMVFQKPNPFPKSIYNNIAWGARINGYRGDMDELVERSLRRAALWEEVKNKIHRSGMELSGGQQQRLCIARTLAVEPEVILMDEPCSALDPISTARVEDLMDDLKTDYTIVIVTHNMQQARRVSDLTACLMLDETAVDGHRTGILAEFSPTDLLFTNPKDKRTEAYITGRIG, from the coding sequence ATGAGCCTTTCCGAGCCCCGTCTGGAACAACGCCCGGCCGACCTCTCCAAGGCCGCCCCCGCCTCCGCGCCCGGCCTCGACCCCGTGGTCCTCTCGACGCGCGACCTTCAGGTCTGGTACGGCTCCTCGCTGGCCCTCAAGCAGATCTCGATCGACATCCCCCGCAACAAGATCACGGCCTTGATCGGGCCGTCCGGCTGTGGCAAGAGCACGCTCCTGCGGTGCTTCAACCGGATGAACGACCTGATCAACGGTGCCCGAATGGCAGGCGACATCCGGTTCGACGGCGACCTGATCTCGGGTCCGGGGATCGACGCGGTGTCGCTCCGCCGCCGGATCGGCATGGTCTTCCAGAAGCCCAACCCGTTCCCCAAGAGCATTTACAACAACATCGCCTGGGGAGCGCGGATCAACGGCTACCGCGGCGACATGGACGAGCTGGTCGAGCGCTCGCTCCGCCGCGCCGCCCTCTGGGAAGAGGTCAAGAACAAGATCCATCGCTCGGGCATGGAACTCTCGGGAGGCCAGCAGCAACGGCTCTGCATCGCCCGGACGCTGGCCGTCGAGCCCGAGGTCATCCTGATGGACGAGCCCTGCTCCGCCCTCGACCCGATCTCAACGGCGCGCGTCGAGGACCTGATGGACGACCTCAAGACCGACTACACGATCGTCATCGTCACCCACAACATGCAGCAGGCCCGCCGCGTCAGCGACCTGACCGCCTGCCTGATGCTCGACGAGACGGCCGTCGACGGCCACCGCACCGGCATCCTCGCCGAATTCAGCCCGACCGACCTGCTGTTCACCAACCCCAAGGACAAGCGGACCGAGGCCTACATCACCGGCCGCATCGGCTGA
- a CDS encoding GGDEF domain-containing protein encodes MVSLETKRNLGPGVNGDASLLGTPAHDLAEVSARLGSASPPAVLDEIHQLRSKLEEAYATIDELRASRSGMEEDLHQLKRIASMDDLTGLWNRRFLVDSLDISYSFALRHQLSLSIVLFDVDHFKAFNDGYGHPAGDAVLREVASIVLNCARNHDVVARYGGEEFAVLLPGTGRSGAIAMADRVRRSLEERQWNLRPITASFGVATLRHCESEEAATAANLVEAADLAMYHSKRHGRNRVTHAEDVVCAVFMQPCTPESPADRRADAPPDSRLGDL; translated from the coding sequence ATGGTCTCGTTGGAAACGAAGCGAAATCTTGGGCCTGGCGTGAACGGCGACGCATCTCTTTTGGGGACGCCGGCGCACGACCTTGCGGAGGTCTCGGCGCGGCTCGGCTCCGCGTCGCCGCCGGCCGTGCTGGACGAGATCCACCAGTTGCGCTCGAAGCTTGAGGAAGCCTACGCGACCATCGACGAGCTGCGAGCCAGCCGGAGCGGGATGGAGGAGGACCTCCATCAGCTCAAGCGGATCGCGTCGATGGACGACTTGACGGGCCTCTGGAACCGGCGGTTCCTGGTCGATTCGCTCGACATCTCGTATTCGTTCGCGCTGCGTCATCAGCTCTCGTTGTCGATCGTGCTCTTCGACGTCGACCACTTCAAGGCGTTCAACGACGGCTACGGGCATCCGGCGGGCGACGCGGTGCTTCGCGAGGTGGCGTCGATCGTGCTCAACTGCGCCCGCAACCACGACGTGGTGGCGCGGTACGGGGGCGAGGAGTTCGCCGTCCTGCTGCCGGGCACCGGACGCAGCGGAGCGATTGCGATGGCCGACCGCGTGCGGCGGTCGCTGGAGGAGCGGCAATGGAACCTCCGGCCGATCACCGCGAGCTTTGGCGTGGCCACGCTCCGTCACTGCGAGAGCGAAGAGGCCGCGACCGCGGCGAACCTCGTCGAGGCCGCCGACCTCGCCATGTACCACTCGAAACGCCACGGCCGCAACCGGGTCACCCACGCGGAAGACGTCGTCTGCGCCGTGTTCATGCAGCCCTGCACTCCGGAATCGCCGGCCGACCGCCGGGCCGACGCCCCCCCCGACTCACGCCTTGGCGACCTCTGA
- a CDS encoding ABC transporter ATP-binding protein, which produces MPIIEVAGLTKTYRVFQKKEGLAGALRGLYRREYKEVKAVDRIDFKIEPGEMVAFLGPNGAGKTTTLKMLSGLVYPTSGEASVLGYVPWQRADAFRRQFALVMGQKNQLWWDLPAGDSFQLHREIYSIPQAEFDKTLAELIDLLGVEKLTRQAVRELSLGERMKMELIAALLHGPKLLLLDEPTIGLDVVAQAAIQKCLRDYHEKRGVTMLLTSHYMRDVEALCDRVIVITQGSIVYDGPLAKIVERFSESKLVRLQFEEDAPDDLGRYGEVVRCEGPFADVKIERARVAEVLGAMLNRHAIADVSVEDPPLEEVIAKVFEEARLAHDAA; this is translated from the coding sequence ATGCCGATCATCGAGGTCGCCGGCCTGACGAAGACCTACCGCGTCTTCCAGAAGAAGGAAGGGCTCGCCGGCGCCCTTCGCGGCCTGTACCGCCGCGAATACAAGGAGGTCAAGGCCGTCGATCGGATCGATTTCAAGATCGAGCCGGGCGAGATGGTCGCGTTCCTCGGCCCCAACGGCGCGGGCAAGACGACCACGCTGAAGATGCTCTCGGGCCTGGTCTATCCGACCTCGGGCGAGGCGAGCGTGCTCGGCTACGTCCCCTGGCAGCGGGCCGACGCGTTCCGCCGCCAGTTCGCGCTCGTCATGGGCCAGAAGAACCAGCTCTGGTGGGACCTCCCCGCCGGCGACAGCTTCCAGCTCCACCGCGAGATCTACTCGATCCCCCAGGCCGAGTTCGACAAGACGCTCGCCGAGCTGATCGACCTGCTCGGCGTCGAGAAGCTGACCCGCCAGGCCGTCCGCGAGCTGTCGCTGGGCGAGCGGATGAAGATGGAGCTGATCGCCGCGCTATTGCACGGCCCCAAGCTGCTGCTGCTCGACGAGCCGACCATCGGCCTCGACGTCGTCGCCCAGGCGGCGATCCAGAAGTGCCTGCGCGACTACCACGAGAAGCGCGGCGTGACCATGCTCCTGACCAGCCACTACATGCGCGACGTTGAGGCGCTCTGCGACCGGGTGATCGTGATCACGCAGGGAAGCATCGTCTACGACGGCCCGCTGGCCAAGATCGTCGAGCGGTTCAGCGAGTCCAAGCTGGTCCGGCTCCAGTTCGAGGAGGACGCCCCCGACGACCTGGGGCGGTACGGCGAGGTCGTCCGCTGCGAGGGGCCGTTCGCCGACGTCAAGATCGAGCGGGCGCGCGTGGCCGAGGTGCTGGGCGCGATGCTCAATCGGCACGCCATCGCCGACGTCAGCGTCGAAGACCCGCCGCTCGAAGAAGTCATCGCCAAGGTGTTCGAGGAGGCTCGGCTCGCCCATGACGCCGCCTGA